A single window of Rhodamnia argentea isolate NSW1041297 chromosome 5, ASM2092103v1, whole genome shotgun sequence DNA harbors:
- the LOC115743785 gene encoding UDP-glycosyltransferase 76F1-like gives MNQRNNHRLVLFPLPFQGHINPMLQLGRILYARGFSITILHTDFNAPNPSSHPHFAFRSIADGLNQPQASAADIPGLMSLLNARCASPFEESLREIVMSLQGGEAAPVAGLISDAMFNFTCGVAERLKVRALVLRTGGAASLYVYSIYPIFKEKGYVPVYGSRSQEAVKEFPPLLVGDIPAEDPKKPEAIFRILDDMVKTINNSGGVILNTFEELDHQNLVSLQEVFAVPFFPIGPSHKRCGASSSSSLLAEDRSCISWLDEQPPRSVIYVSFGSIAAVSETETLEISLGLACSEQPFLWVVRPGSAHDPEWLEKSPSRFLEALKGRGKMVKWAPQTEVLAHPAVGAFWTHSGWNSTLESISEGVPMLCMPCFADQGVNARYVSDVWRVGLHLNGGLERENIARAIKRLLVEREGEEMRERTLVLKEKASACLRQGGSSYQALDALVNHILSST, from the exons ATGAACCAGAGAAACAACCACCGTCTGGTCCTCTTCCCTCTACCGTTCCAAGGCCACATAAACCCAATGCTCCAACTGGGTCGGATCCTTTACGCCCGGGGCTTCTCCATCACCATCCTCCACACCGACTTCAACGCCCCAAATCCGTCCTCCCACCCTCACTTCGCCTTCCGATCCATCGCCGACGGCCTCAACCAACCGCAGGCCTCCGCAGCGGACATCCCTGGCCTCATGTCACTCCTCAACGCCCGGTGCGCGAGCCCCTTTGAGGAATCCCTGCGGGAAATAGTGATGTCACTGCAGGGTGGTGAGGCGGCACCCGTCGCGGGCTTGATATCTGATGCGATGTTCAACTTTACTTGCGGCGTGGCCGAGCGGTTGAAGGTCCGTGCGCTAGTGTTGCGGACCGGTGGTGCGGCGTCACTTTATGTTTACTCTATATATCcaattttcaaggaaaaaggATACGTTCCAGTATATG GTTCTCGATCGCAAGAGGCAGTGAAGGAGTTTCCGCCGTTACTAGTTGGAGACATCCCGGCGGAAGACCCAAAGAAACCCGAGGCGATTTTCCGGATATTGGATGACATGGTCAAGACAATCAATAACTCTGGCGGCGTCATCTTGAACACGTTCGAAGAGCTCGACCACCAAAATCTCGTTTCTCTCCAGGAAGTTTTCGCGGTCCCGTTTTTCCCGATTGGTCCATCCCACAAACGCTGCGGGGCATCTTCCTCGAGCAGCTTACTAGCAGAGGACAGAAGTTGCATCTCCTGGCTAGACGAACAGCCGCCCAGGTCCGTGATCTACGTGAGCTTCGGGAGCATCGCGGCCGTGAGCGAGACAGAAACCTTGGAGATTTCGCTAGGTCTAGCATGCTCGGAGCAGCCCTTTTTGTGGGTGGTCCGGCCTGGGTCGGCCCACGATCCGGAGTGGCTAGAGAAGTCGCCGAGCCGCTTCCTCGAGGCGttgaaagggagagggaagatggtgaaatgGGCACCTCAAACGGAGGTGTTGGCTCATCCTGCTGTGGGAGCATTTTGGACGCACAGTGGTTGGAACTCAACTTTGGAAAGCATTAGTGAAGGAGTGCCAATGTTGTGCATGCCTTGTTTTGCCGATCAAGGAGTGAACGCAAGGTATGTGAGCGATGTTTGGAGGGTTGGACTGCACTTGAATGGTGGGCTTGAGAGAGAGAACATTGCAAGGGCCATCAAGAGGCTGTTagtggagagagaaggagaagaaatgagagagaggACTTTGGTTTTGAAGGAGAAAGCCAGTGCGTGCTTGAGACAAGGCGGGTCTTCATACCAAGCCTTGGATGCTTTGGTGAATCACATATTGTCTTCTACATAA
- the LOC115743757 gene encoding 17.5 kDa class I heat shock protein-like produces the protein MSLIPSDFFGGRRTSVFDPFSLDVWDPFLDLSITPSTALSVPRSDVSREVAQFASARIDWRETPEAHVFQADLPGMRKDEVRVEVEEGRVLSISGERRREKEEVTDTWHRLERGSGRFSRRFRLPEGVRVHQVKATMENGVLTVVVPKAAAVRPEVKPIPITG, from the coding sequence ATGTCGCTGATACCGAGCGATTTCTTCGGCGGACGAAGGACGAGCGTCTTCGATCCTTTCTCCCTCGACGTCTGGGACCCCTTCCTGGACTTGTCGATCACGCCGTCGACCGCCCTTTCGGTGCCCCGGTCGGACGTGTCGAGGGAGGTCGCGCAGTTCGCGAGCGCGCGGATCGACTGGAGGGAGACGCCGGAGGCCCACGTGTTCCAGGCGGACCTGCCGGGGATGAGGAAGGACGAGGTGAGAGTGGAGGTCGAGGAAGGGAGGGTGCTGAGCATCAGCGGGGAGCGGAggagggagaaggaggaggTCACGGACACGTGGCACAGGTTGGAGAGGGGGAGCGGGCGGTTCTCGAGGAGGTTCCGCCTGCCTGAGGGCGTGAGGGTCCATCAGGTGAAGGCGACCATGGAGAACGGCGTCCTCACGGTGGTTGTGCCCAAGGCGGCGGCAGTAAGGCCCGAAGTGAAGCCCATTCCGATCACCGGTTGA